Proteins co-encoded in one Quercus robur chromosome 8, dhQueRobu3.1, whole genome shotgun sequence genomic window:
- the LOC126696224 gene encoding V-type proton ATPase subunit D has product MSGQSQRLNVVPTVTMLGAMKARLVGATRGHALLKKKSDALTMQFRQILKKIVSTKESMGEVMKTSSFALTEAKYVAGENIKHIVLENVQNASLKVRSKQENIAGVRLPKFEYFTEGETKNDLTGLARGGQQVQICRAAYVKTIEVLVELASLQTSFLTLDEAIKTTNRRVNALENVVKPRIENTITYIKGELDELEREDFFRLKKIQGYKKKAIEKQRASAKGFAEDQVAEKMSLQKGISMNAAHNMLSAAAGKDEDIIF; this is encoded by the coding sequence ATGTCCGGCCAAAGCCAGCGCTTGAATGTAGTTCCCACTGTAACAATGCTTGGGGCCATGAAAGCTCGCCTTGTTGGTGCTACAAGAGGTCATGCTCTTCTCAAGAAGAAGAGTGATGCTTTAACTATGCAGTTCCGACAGATTCTTAAAAAGATTGTCTCCACAAAAGAATCAATGGGAGAGGTCATGAAGACCTCCTCATTTGCACTAACTGAAGCCAAATATGTTGCTGGAGAGAACATCAAGCACATTGTCCTTGAGAATGTCCAAAATGCATCTCTTAAAGTTCGATCAAAGCAAGAAAATATTGCTGGTGTGAGGCTCCCAAAGTTTGAGTACTTTACTGAGGGTGAGACCAAGAATGACCTAACTGGATTGGCTAGAGGTGGACAGCAGGTTCAGATTTGTCGTGCTGCTTATGTGAAGACAATTGAGGTTCTTGTTGAGCTTGCCTCACTGCAGACATCATTCTTAACACTTGATGAGGCAATCAAGACCACTAATCGTAGAGTTAATGCTCTAGAGAATGTTGTGAAGCCAAGGATAGAGAACACCATAACTTACATTAAAGGGGAGTTGGATGAGCTGGAAAGGGAGGATTTCTTCAGGTTAAAGAAGATACAAGGTTATAAGAAGAAGGCAATTGAGAAACAGCGTGCGTCTGCCAAGGGGTTTGCTGAGGATCAGGTTGCAGAGAAGATGTCTTTGCAGAAAGGGATATCAATGAATGCAGCTCACAACATGTTATCTGCAGCTGCCGGGAAGGATGAGGACATCATTTTCTGA